The Pan paniscus chromosome 12, NHGRI_mPanPan1-v2.0_pri, whole genome shotgun sequence genome window below encodes:
- the PCARE gene encoding photoreceptor cilium actin regulator, which produces MGCTPSHSDIVNSVAKSGIQFLKKPKAIRPGCQGGSERGSIPLLVKNSTCYDAGEGLAEEQRSPRRNQTTAKGLCQLMGDPASGKRKDMEGLIPGTKTSSSQLNKSQSHMAKDIPFKTQGSHGSQGADFSGDESEESSTQDTSKWKRTAKCHTSSTQSHCYQTIHPAHEPEGKVDFPEPLVKAHQQAYAYLHSSLSKYEAILCIIQQATQTRELLQPMVSFLLLCFEEISQLLGEISKDGEVLLQEVREDLAWPLKKREPQEQPNLLQQLLQYTVSKLQVLNGTVASLTGSFLEGSSSYLHSTATHLENKLSTKRNVDGRLLRALGQLESLASGCGDPGVQGLPLCSEDSGIGADNESVQSVDKLGKQTSWDLAPEPEEWKSVTSPHTEARQSGHAWQQSPFCLGSGRPQDCLLSGAPMAKVQPRTQDEARSPCLSSTSPENITSPPLKLGTSTPCDSFGIGVSVEPHLSKTSRPMDASSLSDSEDSSPEEEEEDKMSSMSLCAWQEKTPHSRPPSSPADRESPFQARTRRLRSLQAQEMILKMKEAISERIKFVPVPCGHQDWSEEEEGRIVVPPRPSTVSGSRRAPERQTRSQSESCLQSHVEDPTFQELRRVQRDLSQKLEAFYALGAKGQGQSQEQILQPRAAAVWPNGTCRVSPSNTTSRLKASLTKNFSILPSQDKSILQKCNPHPEDEQGKAEKLPNAIPSGEVSEAAKATDWNVRGCPTRTSVKKLIETFSPTESLRMLGDSKDSGASPCLRNCIMPPRFPMYTGLAPLYLKPQISPASGRESLKMGIGWKPLAPIFPPLPKAEAAKSEELSCEMEGNLEHLPPPPLEVLMDKSFASLESPESSKSTENSPKETQEPGPGEAGPTRRTWASPKLRASVSPLDLLPSKSTASLTKPRSTGPGSGRSSCQPRKPALDLSSPPATSQSPEVTGGTWSQAEKATSLYRQPRKAIAWHHSGPPSGQNRTSESSLARPRQSRERSPPVGRKASPTRTHWVPQADKRRRSLPSSYRPAQPSPSAVQTPPSPPVSPRVLSPPTTKWRTSPPHQPKLPNPPPESAPAQCKVPSPPTQHPEASPPSSIPSPSPPMSPSQGHKETRGSEDSQAVIAKVSGNTHSIFCPATSSLFEAKPPLSTAHPLTPPSLPPEAGGPLGNPAECWRNSSGPWLRADSQRRAALCALNPLPFLRRTASDRQPGGRPQPPTLDPTSTSYESQLGQNSSSEESPKKDTEPGSSPCSPELQGGTRRASPPEFCVLGHGLQPEPRTGHIQDKSQPEAQPQQEEVS; this is translated from the coding sequence ATGGGGTGTACACCTTCACACAGTGACATTGTAAACAGCGTTGCAAAGAGTGGCATTCAGTTCTTGAAAAAGCCCAAAGCAATTCGGCCAGGATGTCAGGGCGGAAGTGAAAGAGGTTCCATCCCTTTGCTGGTTAAAAACTCCACCTGCTATGACGCTGGGGAGGGCCTGGCAGAGGAGCAGCGGAGTCCCAGGAGGAACCAAACCACAGCTAAAGGTCTTTGTCAGCTCATGGGAGATCCTGCTTCAGGCAAAAGGAAAGATATGGAAGGACTGATCCCAGGAACCAAAACCTCTTCATCCCAGCTGAACAAATCACAAAGCCACATGGCTAAGGATATTCCGTTCAAGACACAGGGTTCCCATGGATCACAAGGGGCAGACTTTTCTGGAGATGAGAGTGAGGAAAGTAGTACCCAAGATACTTCCAAATGGAAAAGGACAGCAAAATGTCACACGTCAAGCACACAGAGCCACTGCTACCAAACCATCCACCCTGCTCATGAGCCTGAAGGCAAAGTGGACTTCCCGGAGCCTCTGGTAAAGGCCCACCAGCAGGCTTACGCCTATCTACACTCCAGCCTCTCCAAATATGAAGCAATTCTGTGCATCATCCAACAGGCCACCCAGACCCGGGAGCTGCTGCAGCCCATGGTCAGCTTCCTGCTGCTGTGCTTTGAGGAGATCAGCCAGCTGTTGGGGGAGATCTCCAAGGATGGAGAAGTGCTcctgcaggaagtcagggaggaTCTGGCTTGGCCTTTGAAGAAAAGAGAGCCCCAGGAGCAGCCAAATCTCCTGCAACAGCTGCTACAGTACACAGTCAGCAAGCTGCAGGTGCTCAATGGCACAGTGGCCTCGCTCACCGGCAGCTTCCTGGAGGGCTCCAGCAGCTACCTCCACTCCACTGCAACCCACTTGGAAAATAAGCTGAGCACAAAAAGGAATGTGGATGGACGCCTCCTGAGGGCTCTGGGGCAGCTAGAGAGCCTGGCGAGTGGCTGTGGCGACCCTGGGGTGCAGGGTCTCCCCTTATGCTCTGAGGACAGTGGCATTGGTGCTGACAATGAGTCCGTGCAGTCGGTGGACAAGCTGGGCAAGCAAACCAGCTGGGACCTTGCACCAGAGCCCGAAGAATGGAAGTCGGTCACTTCACCCCACACAGAGGCCAGGCAGTCAGGACACGCCTGGCAGCAAAGTCCATTCTGTTTGGGTTCAGGCAGACCCCAGGACTGCCTGCTCTCAGGGGCTCCTATGGCAAAGGTTCAGCCACGAACACAGGACGAAGCAAGGAGCCCATGCCTCTCCAGTACAAGCCCAGAAAATATCACCTCCCCACCTTTGAAGCTGGGGACAAGCACCCCATGTGATTCCTTTGGGATTGGGGTCTCTGTGGAACCACACCTTTCCAAAACCTCCAGGCCGATGGACGCTTCGTCTCTTAGTGACAGCGAGGACAGCAgcccagaggaggaggaggaagacaaaATGAGCAGCATGAGTCTGTGTGCCTGGCAGGAAAAAACTCCACATTCAAGGCCACCATCTTCACCTGCTGACCGGGAAAGCCCATTTCAGGCCCGCACCAGGAGGCTTAGGAGCCTCCAGGCCCAGGAAATGATTCTGAAGATGAAGGAGGCAATCAGCGAAAGGATCAAGTTTGTCCCTGTGCCCTGTGGGCACCAGGACTggtctgaggaggaggaggggaggataGTGGTCCCCCCAAGACCTAGCACGGTAAGTGGCAGCAGGAGGGCCCCTGAGAGGCAGACGAGGTCCCAGTCAGAGTCGTGTCTCCAGAGTCACGTGGAGGACCCCACCTTTCAGGAGCTGCGAAGGGTCCAGAGGGACCTCAGTCAGAAGCTGGAGGCATTTTATGCCCTGGGTGCCAAAGGGCAggggcagagccaggagcagatTCTGCAGCCCAGAGCAGCAGCCGTGTGGCCCAATGGCACCTGCAGGGTCAGTCCAAGCAACACCACCAGCAGGCTCAAGGCATCCCTCACCAAGAACTTCAGTATTTTGCCTAGTCAGGACAAGAGCATCTTGCAGAAATGCAATCCCCATCCTGAGGACGAACAAGGCAAAGCTGAGAAGCTTCCAAATGCCATCCCATCAGGAGAGGTCAGTGAGGCTGCCAAGGCCACAGACTGGAATGTCAGAGGCTGTCCCACCAGAACATCCGTCAAGAAGCTTATTGAAACTTTCAGTCCCACGGAGAGTCTGAGGATGCTGGGGGACTCTAAGGACTCTGGGGCAAGTCCCTGCCTCAGGAATTGCATCATGCCCCCCAGATTTCCCATGTACACAGGGCTTGCCCCTTTGTATCTGAAGCCCCAAATTTCTCCAGCATCAGGCAGAGAATCTCTCAAAATGGGCATAGGCTGGAAGCCCTTAGCACCTATCTTTCCCCCTCTGCCTAAAGCAGAAGCAGCCAAGAGTGAGGAGCTCAGCTGTGAAATGGAGGGGAACCTCGAGCACCTCCCTCCACCGCCCCTGGAAGTTCTGATGGACAAATCATTTGCTTCTCTGGAGTCCCCAGAAAGCAGCAAGTCCACAGAGAACTCCCCCAAGGAAACCCAGGAGCCAGGGCCGGGAGAGGCTGGCCCCACCAGGAGAACATGGGCTTCCCCAAAGCTGAGGGCCTCTGTGAGCCCCCTGGACTTGCTGCCCAGCAAGAGCACCGCCAGCCTGACCAAGCCTCGCAGCACAGGGCCAGGGAGTGGCAGGAGCAGCTGCCAGCCCAGGAAGCCAGCCCTGGACCTGAGCAGCCCACCAGCCACCAGCCAAAGCCCCGAGGTGACGGGTGGGACTTGGAGTCAGGCAGAGAAGGCCACCAGCCTCTACAGGCAGCCCCGGAAGGCCATCGCCTGGCACCACTCCGGCCCTCCATCTGGACAAAACAGGACCTCagagtccagcctggccagacCAAGGCAGAGCCGAGAGAGAAGCCCCCCTGTGGGCAGAAAGGCCTCTCCCACGAGGACACACTGGGTGCCTCAAGCAGACAAGAGGCGCCGGAGCCTTCCCTCCTCTTACAGACCTGCCCAGCCAAGCCCCTCTGCTGTGCAGACGCCCCCCAGCCCACCTGTGAGCCCCAGGGTGCTAAGCCCACCCACCACAAAGTGGCGAACTTCCCCACCGCACCAGCCCAAGTTGCCCAACCCTCCCCCCGAGAGTGCACCCGCTCAGTGCAAGGTCCCCAGCCCCCCGACCCAGCACCCAGAAGCAAGCCCCCCTTCCTCGATTCCCTCCCCATCACCCCCAATGTCCCCTTCTCAGGGGCACAAGGAAACAAGAGGCTCTGAAGACAGCCAAGCAGTCATAGCCAAAGTGTCTGGGAACACACATTCCATATTCTGCCCAGCTACCTCCTCTCTGTTTGAAGCTAAACCGCCACTCTCAACAGCCCACCCACTGACCCCACCATCGCTGCCGCCAGAGGCCGGGGGCCCTCTCGGGAACCCAGCAGAATGCTGGAGGAACAGCTCAGGGCCTTGGCTGAGAGCAGACTCGCAGCGGAGAGCAGCTCTGTGTGCCCTCAACCCTCTGCCTTTCCTCAGGAGGACAGCTTCTGACCGCCAGCCAGGTGGCCGACCGCAGCCTCCCACCTTGGACCCCACCAGCACCTCTTATGAATCCCAGCTCGGCCAGAACAG